The Astatotilapia calliptera chromosome 14, fAstCal1.2, whole genome shotgun sequence genome includes a region encoding these proteins:
- the st14a gene encoding ST14 transmembrane serine protease matriptase a yields the protein MDHLSSGPRYTPASEKDWDNDFHLQASDIKRLEKKKHPGKIGVVIGVVILAALVALMAGILVWHFHFRKHQRVKRMYSGSMRITNQAFINDYENSNTPEFKALAKQVISQLKVVYSKSPLLSKYYRESTVQAFSEGSVIAYYLSEFNIPVGQERAVDNEMTSVDKLVKKMRMSISELTFENVVTSALDDRMFLRSFKDNLQFAEHAKVDYVGQIESPGFPNSPYPPNTFIQWQLRADHGYVVKLVFETFELEESCENDFIKIYDSLVPIESLVMQELCGKYLPSKRLSFLSSGNVMLVTMATHDQSFPGFRAQVSQVQTGNRAIACGEKLIGSKGNFTSPNYPNYYPPKTTCEWLIEVPTGKVVKLVFKRLLLSQLGKKNPNCDKDYVEVNGKKWCGEKPDGSVTETSSTNKMTVVFYSDESRVDQGFLAQYEAIDIQNPCPDKFQCRNNNCIKPALRCDGWNDCGDMSDEAECSCSPTDISCRNGFCKPKFWKCDGVNDCGDNTDELDCGCESGQITCKNGKCVSEKLKCDGTDDCGDGTDEQDCTKATGGLTVGCTDFTYKCKDNKCISKVNPECDGTPDCGDGSDEENCNCGTRGRAQRIVGGQNAEQGEFPWQVSLHAKKYGHVCGASLISPKWLVTAAHCVQDENSLKLSQPGSWEIYLGVHTQKMLESPVQKRNLKQVIPHPNYNHYTFDNDIALMELDSPVTYSDYIKPICLPAAQHEFPPGQDVWITGWGATREGGSAAVVLQKASVRIINQAVCDDLMGGQITSRMFCAGVLSGGVDACQGDSGGPLSCPSGNRMFLAGVVSWGDGCARRNKPGIYTTVTKFRGWIKEKTGV from the exons ATGGATCACTTAAGCAGTGGGCCGCGATACACCCCAGCGTCG GAGAAAGACTGGGATAATGATTTCCACTTACAAGCATCGGACATCAAAAGGCTTGAGAAGAAAAAGCACCCAGGGAAAATTGGGGTTGTGATTGGCGTGGTGATCTTGGCCGCTCTTGTAGCTCTTATGGCTGGAATACTAGTCTGGCATTTCCACT TCCGTAAACACCAGCGGGTCAAGAGGATGTACAGCGGGTCCATGCGGATCACCAACCAGGCATTTATCAACGACTATGAGAACTCCAACACTCCAGAGTTTAAGGCTTTAGCAAAGCAGGTGATTTCACAG CTTAAAGTCGTCTATTCCAAAAGTCCTCTATTGTCAAAATACTACCGCGAGTCTACAGTTCAGGCCTTCAG TGAGGGCAGCGTCATTGCCTACTACCTGTCTGAGTTCAACATCCCCGTGGGGCAAGAAAGAGCAGTCGACAACGAAATGACTTCAGTAGATAAGCTAGTGAAAAAAATGCGCATGTCTATCAGTGAATTGACTTTTGAAAATGTGGTCACTTCAG CTCTGGATGATCGCATGTTTTTAAGATCCTTTAAGG ATAATCTGCAGTTTGCAGAGCATGCCAAGGTTGATTATGTAGGACAGATCGAGTCACCGGGTTTTCCCAACAGTCCATATCCTCCTAACACCTTCATCCAGTGGCAGCTGAGAGCTGACCACGGCTATGTAGTCAAGCTGGTATTTGAAACATTTGAACTGGAAGAGAGCTGCGAGAATGATTTTATCAAAATCTACGATTCCCTGGTGCCCATCGAGAGTCTGGTTATGCAAGA GTTGTGTGGCAAATATTTACCTAGTAAACGTTTGAGCTTTCTGTCCTCTGGCAATGTAATGTTGGTGACAATGGCCACTCATGACCAGTCCTTCCCAGGTTTTAGAGCACAAGTCTCACAAGTTCAAACAGGAAATAGAG CTATAGCATGTGGTGAGAAGCTGATAGGTTCAAAAGGCAACTTTACTTCTCCCAACTACCCAAATTACTACCCTCCTAAAACTACATGTGAGTGGTTAATAGAG GTCCCTACTGGGAAGGTAGTGAAGCTCGTATTCAAAAGGTTACTCTTGTCCCAGCtgggaaagaaaaacccaaactgTGACAAAGACTATGTGGAGGTCAACGGAAAGAA atGGTGTGGAGAAAAACCTGATGGGTCAGTGACAGAAACCAGCAGCACCAACAAAATGACTGTGGTGTTTTATTCTGATGAGTCTCGTGTGGACCAGGGCTTTTTGGCACAATATGAGGCCATTGACATCCAAAATC CTTGTCCAGACAAGTTCCAGTGCAGAAATAACAACTGCATTAAGCCGGCACTAAGATGTGATGGTTGGAATGATTGTGGAGACATGAGTGATGAGGCGGAATGCA GCTGCAGTCCCACTGATATTAGTTGTAGAAATGGATTCTGTAAGCCCAAGTTCTGGAAATGTGATGGCGTGAATGACTGTGGAGACAACACAGATGAGCTGGATT GTGGGTGTGAATCTGGGCAAATAACGTGTAAGAATGGCAAATGTGTTTCTGAGAAGCTGAAATGTGATGGAACGGACGACTGTGGGGATGGAACAGATGAACAAGACTGTACAAAAGCCACAGGAG GTTTAACTGTAGGCTGCACAGATTTTACATACAaatgtaaagacaataaatgcaTCAGTAAAGTGAATCCAGAATGCGACGGGACGCCGGACTGTGGTGATGGATCTGATGAGGAGAACTGCA ACTGTGGGACACGTGGGAGGGCCCAACGTATTGTAGGTGGTCAGAATGCAGAACAAGGGGAGTTTCCTTGGCAGGTCAGCCTCCATGCCAAAAAATACGGTCACGTCTGTGGCGCATCCCTCATCAGTCCGAAATGGCTGGTCACTGCTGCCCATTGTGTGCAAGATGAAAACTCTTTAAA ACTCTCCCAGCCTGGCTCTTGGGAAATTTACCTCGGCGTTCATACACAGAAAATGTTAGAAAGTCCAGTTCAAAAGAGGAATCTGAAGCAGGTCATACCTCACCCTAACTACAACCACTACACCTTTGACAATGACATCGCCCTGATGGAGCTGGACAGTCCTGTCACCTACAGTGACTACATAAAACCCATCTGCTTGCCAGCTGCGCAACATGAGTTTCCACCTGGCCAGGATGTGTGGATCACTGGGTGGGGTGCCACACGAGAAGGAG gatCTGCTGCAGTGGTGCTCCAAAAGGCTTCAGTCAGAATCATAAACCAAGCTGTGTGTGACGATTTGATGGGGGGCCAGATCACATCTCGGATGTTTTGTGCTGGTGTTCTAAGTGGAGGAGTTGATGCTTGTCAG GGAGACTCTGGGGGTCCTTTGTCCTGTCCTTCCGGCAATCGTATGTTCCTGGCTGGAGTGGTCAGTTGGGGTGATGGCTGTGCTCGCAGAAACAAACCAGGCATCTATACAACAGTTACCAAATTCCGTGGCTGGATCAAAGAAAAGACAGGAGTTTAG